TTTAAGCCAGTTCAAAAAGCGTAATTTCCGGCAAAACGCCAACCCTTCCCGGATAGCCCAGTACCCCAAAGCCACGGTTCACATACAGCATTTTCCCTTCGCTTTCGTATAAATCCGCCCATTTGGAATATTTATACTGAACCGGGGACCATCTTACATTTTTAAGGTCCAGGCCAAACTGCATGCCGTGTGTATGGCCCGAAAGCGTAAGGTGTACATTTCCGGGATGCATTTTTACGACATAATCGAAATGGGTAGGGTCGTGGCTCATCAATATCTTGGCTGCAGATTCCGGTACACTTTTTAAGGCATCATCCAGTCTCCCGAATTGAGGGAAAGGTTTTAAACCCCAGTTTTCAACGCCCAGGATATATAATTTTTCACCGTTCTTTTCGATAATCCTGTGTTCATTACGGAGCATATCGAAGCCGGCCTGTTTTTCATATTCAATCAGGGTATCAAGATTCTTTTTTTTGTCACCCGGGGAAGCCCAGTTTACATAATCGCCGTAATCATGGTTGCCAAGCACCGCAAGCTTGCCGTCTTTCGCTGTAATCTGTGAAAACAGGGGAATAAACGGCTTGAATTCATCAGCCACATTATTCACCATATCTCCGGTAAACAGCACCAGGTCAGCTTTCTGTTCATTGATCAGGTCAATGGCATGCTGCAGTTTGGACGGGTCTGAAAAGCTGCCGCTGTGGACATCTGAAATCTGGATGATTTTATAGCCTTTAAAGCTTTCCGGAAGATTGGCCAGCTTTACTTTTACTTTTCTCACTTTATGGCGGTACCGCCCAAAGGTAATCCCGTCAATGAACAGCGCAGAAAGCACGCCTCCCAGTCCCAGTCCGACCAGGCTTAAAAACTTCCTCCTTTCCGGGAAAAAATGTTCCGTCGGCCTTGAAAGCCCGATCAGGTAGCTGCCGGTTCTGAAAATATCATCAATCAGTAGGAACAAAACCACGAAAATTTTAGGCAGGATAAAAACCAGGAAAAACGAGATCATAATCTGGGCTCTTACCATGCTTCTGTCTGCTCTGCTGAAATGGGTTACTTCGTAAGCGAAAAATCCGTAGACAGCCAGTGAGAAAACCCAGTAGCCGGTCCTCAGCCAGAAATTGTCTGTAAGCGTCCTGATGGCCTGATAGATATAGACTTCCAGAAAGAGGAAGATCACCGCAATGATAAAAAAGTTTCTTTGCATAACTTAACTGGTTGTAAAAAAGCACAAAGAATGATTCCCTGTGCTTTTATTTATTTTGTTGGTTTAAAACAGATTAAGGAAATTTGTATACAATAGCATTGATGTTCATTCCGGCACCTACCGAAGTCATCACAATGTTACCTTTTTCTTTAAACGTATGACCTTCCATTTTTCCTTTAATAATTAAATCATACATCGTAGGAATGGTAGCAACAGAAGAGTTCCCGAATTCCTGGATTGTCATTGGGGAAACCGAATGGTCGTATTCTTTGATGCCGTAAAGCTTGTGAAGCCTTTCGATCATTGCATAATCCATCTTGGCATTGGCCTGGTGGATCAGGATCTTGCTGATGTCTTCAATGGAAAGGCCAGCATCATCAATGGTTTCCTTGATGGCGGCAGGAACATTCTTAAGGGCATACTCGTAAATTTTTCTTCCCTGCATTCTTACGTACAGGCGGCTCTGGTCAGATTCTTTGTTGATGGAAGGCCCGTTGGCCAGGTAATCCAGCTCCAGACCGTTGTCACATATCGTGTTGCGGGCAATAATCCCTACATTTTCTTCGTCAGTGGCCTTTACCACCACTGCTCCGGCTCCGTCTGCAAAAATCATCCTGTTTCTGTCATGCGGGTCTGTTACCCGGCTCAGTGTTTCTGAACCGATGATCAGAATGGTCCTGGCAACTTTGGCTTTAATCAGGTTATCAGCGAGGATCATGCCTTCCACCCATCCCGGGCATCCGAAAAGCATGTCATAGGTAATGCATTTCCTGTTTTTAATCCCTAATTTATTTTTTACCCTAGCAGCCATAGTCGGCATGAAATCAGCGTATCCGTGCACGGAAACTTCCCCGAAATTACTGGCATAGATAATGTAATCCAGCTCTTCCTGGTCTATTTTGGCATCTGCAATGGCTATTTTCGCAGCCTCATACCCGATTTGTGAATTGGAAAGATCTTCATCAATGAATCTTCTGTTTTCTATTTCTGTAATTTCAACAAATTTAGCAATCGTTTCTTCTGCTGGTTTATCAATCTTTATTCCGTCATCTGAATAAAACTCTGAATCTAAGAAATAGTCTCTCCCGATAATTTTGCCGGGAAGATAAGATCCGGAACCAATAATGATCGTATTCGGCATTCGTTTATATGATTTTTAAAGAGGCAAAGTTAATAATTAATATTAACAACAAAGAATTAAAAATATTATTAAATTTGCAAAAATTGTACTTTACAGTCTTATGAAAAACAATGCGTCTTTAAAAGGCTTAGTTATTGCAGTTGTGGCATTTATCGTTGCATTCGGAGTTTACTTCCTGTTTTTAGCCAAGAAGAATTATTATGTAGTGGATAACCCTACGCCGGATACCTATTATTATACCATCAACAACGGTTCGGAAGGTACTATTGCAGGAGGTCAGACTGTTCCCGTTGACCTTAAGAAGGGAAAAAATTCGATTAAAGTTTTCGACCGTAACAAAAAAATGCTCTTTGATTCTGCTTTTGAAGTAAATAAAATCCGCGGGCTGATTAATATTGCCCATCAGGATTATTACATCAATGATCAGTATTACGGATACAATCTTAAAAAAGATTCATTACTTTTGGCACTGGATAAGACCGTGATTGACGGAAAGCCGTATTTTGGGGGAGCCAGGCGCTTCAGTAAATTATTTACTGATGATTTTTATTACAATGTGGACGAAGATTACGATAAAGTGATCAAAAACATCCAGCAGGTGGAATCCAGATCAAAGATCTTCAGGAAACAGGATTACCTTAATTATTATAAAGAATATTACAAGTTTTAAGTTTTGACAAAAGATATTACTAAAATTACGCCCTACAACTCTGAAGCTACGAAGAAGAGCCAGGTAGAAGATATGTTTGATAACATAGCACCGAAATATGATCTTCTGAATCATGTGCTGTCCATGAAAATTGACGTTTTATGGAGGAATACACTGGTAAAGTGGATGAAAAATGATAACCCGCAGGAAGTGCTGGATGTAGCTACAGGAACGGGAGATCTTGCCATCACCATTGAAAAGGGGACAGGCTCCAAAGTGATCGGTTTGGATTTATCGCAACAAATGTTAAATGTTGGCGTTATTAAAATAAAAAAACTTAAATTAGACGGCAAAATTTCCATGCAAAAAGGGGATGCGGAGAACCTGCCTTATGAGGACAACAGGTTCGATGCGGTATCCGTTGCATTCGGAGTGAGGAATTTTGAAAACCTTACCAAAGGTTTGGCAGAATTAAGAAGAGTGGTTAAAGATAACAAGAGTGTTTATATACTGGAGTTTTCAAAGGTTGAGGGTTTCTTAGCACCATTTTATATGTTTTACTTTAAAAATGTATTGCCTGCCATCGGCAGACTGGTCTCTAAGGATAACAGGGCATACACATACCTTCCGGATTCTGTAAATGCTTTTCCTTTCGGGGAAAAAATGAGACAAATTCTTTTAGATACAGGATTTAAAAAAGTTGAATATAAAAAACTAAGTTTAGGTATAGCCACAATTTATAAAGCAACAAAGTAACCTATGAGTAAATTTTTATTAAAAGCACTGGTTTTAGCCTCAGTAAATGTTGCCGTGTTATCAAACGCGCAATTCAGAACCCGGAACAGAATGGATAAGCTGGAAGACTTTGACGAGCAGAAATTCAGCTGGGGGTTCTATCTGAACGGAAACAGGCTGGACTACCGTATCGTTCTTAATCCAAGATACGGTATGAATAATAACCAGAACCTGGTTACATCCAAAGAGAGCTACAGTTTCGGTGCCGGATTAATTGCAAAATGGAGGCTGAACGACTATCTGGATGTAAGACTGGAACCGGGGTTACAATTCGGGCAGAGACAGCTGACATTCAATACCCAGTCAAATGACCAGTATGCTGCGGGGACTTTGACGAACGATCCGTTTATTCCTATCCCTTTAACGGAGAGAGACCGTGTAAGGGAGATCAAGACTACTTTGGTAGATGTTCCCGTGCTGTTGGAATTCCACGGCTTGAGGTGGTACAACTCCAGGCCCTATGTAGCCGCAGGGGTAAACTATATTGTCAACCTTCAGTCCAACTCAGATTCTACGGATGATAACTTTCAGCAGGTATTCAGGTCTACCACGCACAATTTTGCCTGGTCTGCGGAAATGGGGATCCAGTTCTACTTTAGTAAATTTAAGCTGACACCGGCCATCAGGGGTACCTTTATCATGAATAATGAAATTGTTGCAGATAATGCCGCCACGCCTCCGTACTGGACATCAGCCATGTCGACATTACAGACAAGAGCAGTATTTTTTGTGCTGAAATTTGAATAAAAATTATTTTTAAGATAGAAAAGGGAGATGCATTTTGTGTCTCCTTTTTGCTTTGAATCAAAATATAGCGCGTTTTATTTTTGTTAGTATTAATATTTTGTTATTTTTGC
The sequence above is a segment of the Chryseobacterium sp. JJR-5R genome. Coding sequences within it:
- a CDS encoding metallophosphoesterase, whose amino-acid sequence is MQRNFFIIAVIFLFLEVYIYQAIRTLTDNFWLRTGYWVFSLAVYGFFAYEVTHFSRADRSMVRAQIMISFFLVFILPKIFVVLFLLIDDIFRTGSYLIGLSRPTEHFFPERRKFLSLVGLGLGGVLSALFIDGITFGRYRHKVRKVKVKLANLPESFKGYKIIQISDVHSGSFSDPSKLQHAIDLINEQKADLVLFTGDMVNNVADEFKPFIPLFSQITAKDGKLAVLGNHDYGDYVNWASPGDKKKNLDTLIEYEKQAGFDMLRNEHRIIEKNGEKLYILGVENWGLKPFPQFGRLDDALKSVPESAAKILMSHDPTHFDYVVKMHPGNVHLTLSGHTHGMQFGLDLKNVRWSPVQYKYSKWADLYESEGKMLYVNRGFGVLGYPGRVGVLPEITLFELA
- a CDS encoding ketoacyl-ACP synthase III, which gives rise to MPNTIIIGSGSYLPGKIIGRDYFLDSEFYSDDGIKIDKPAEETIAKFVEITEIENRRFIDEDLSNSQIGYEAAKIAIADAKIDQEELDYIIYASNFGEVSVHGYADFMPTMAARVKNKLGIKNRKCITYDMLFGCPGWVEGMILADNLIKAKVARTILIIGSETLSRVTDPHDRNRMIFADGAGAVVVKATDEENVGIIARNTICDNGLELDYLANGPSINKESDQSRLYVRMQGRKIYEYALKNVPAAIKETIDDAGLSIEDISKILIHQANAKMDYAMIERLHKLYGIKEYDHSVSPMTIQEFGNSSVATIPTMYDLIIKGKMEGHTFKEKGNIVMTSVGAGMNINAIVYKFP
- the ubiE gene encoding bifunctional demethylmenaquinone methyltransferase/2-methoxy-6-polyprenyl-1,4-benzoquinol methylase UbiE — encoded protein: MFDNIAPKYDLLNHVLSMKIDVLWRNTLVKWMKNDNPQEVLDVATGTGDLAITIEKGTGSKVIGLDLSQQMLNVGVIKIKKLKLDGKISMQKGDAENLPYEDNRFDAVSVAFGVRNFENLTKGLAELRRVVKDNKSVYILEFSKVEGFLAPFYMFYFKNVLPAIGRLVSKDNRAYTYLPDSVNAFPFGEKMRQILLDTGFKKVEYKKLSLGIATIYKATK
- a CDS encoding porin family protein — encoded protein: MSKFLLKALVLASVNVAVLSNAQFRTRNRMDKLEDFDEQKFSWGFYLNGNRLDYRIVLNPRYGMNNNQNLVTSKESYSFGAGLIAKWRLNDYLDVRLEPGLQFGQRQLTFNTQSNDQYAAGTLTNDPFIPIPLTERDRVREIKTTLVDVPVLLEFHGLRWYNSRPYVAAGVNYIVNLQSNSDSTDDNFQQVFRSTTHNFAWSAEMGIQFYFSKFKLTPAIRGTFIMNNEIVADNAATPPYWTSAMSTLQTRAVFFVLKFE